The Antarcticibacterium sp. 1MA-6-2 genome has a window encoding:
- a CDS encoding YaiO family outer membrane beta-barrel protein has translation MKNLLFTLVLLLCPFIINAQEVTETNTDILYQKALEHYKNEEYQKSLQLTNRGLELAPKYHDIRILQIRNLWAVNELSKADDELEYLLTEAPEYADLKPLVYRRINLFTNNTGALDYLKMAEIIYPADKGLQVKKAQLLIAEGERKKAREIAMNLISSEGLTGAERYDLQIILNRSVSDEIGFTYQFINFSKDYSRTDPWHTISAEYQHNFDRTAVIGRVNYSNRGYDDAALYELEAYPVFNDRLYAFTNIGFSNGTIFPDLRSSLSLFYNFASVFEAEAGGLITRL, from the coding sequence ATGAAAAACCTGCTTTTTACCCTGGTCTTGTTACTCTGTCCTTTTATAATAAACGCCCAGGAGGTGACAGAAACAAATACAGATATCCTTTACCAAAAAGCCCTGGAACATTATAAAAATGAAGAGTATCAAAAATCTCTTCAACTCACCAATCGTGGACTGGAGCTCGCACCTAAATACCACGATATTAGGATATTACAAATTCGAAATCTTTGGGCTGTAAATGAACTTTCCAAAGCAGATGACGAACTGGAGTATCTATTGACTGAAGCCCCTGAGTATGCAGATCTTAAACCTCTCGTATACAGAAGAATTAATTTGTTTACCAATAATACCGGGGCACTGGATTATTTAAAAATGGCTGAAATAATTTATCCGGCAGACAAAGGCCTTCAGGTAAAAAAAGCACAACTCTTAATAGCCGAAGGAGAAAGGAAAAAAGCCAGGGAAATTGCCATGAATCTAATTTCTTCTGAAGGATTAACGGGTGCAGAAAGATATGACCTGCAAATTATCCTAAACCGAAGTGTTTCAGATGAAATAGGATTTACATATCAATTCATCAACTTCAGTAAAGATTATTCCCGAACTGATCCCTGGCATACCATCAGTGCAGAGTATCAACATAATTTTGATAGAACTGCAGTTATAGGAAGAGTAAATTACTCCAATAGAGGCTACGATGATGCCGCACTTTACGAACTTGAAGCTTACCCGGTTTTCAATGACAGGCTTTATGCCTTTACCAATATTGGATTTTCAAATGGTACTATTTTTCCCGATCTGCGAAGCAGCTTATCATTATTTTACAACTTTGCCAGTGTCTTTGAGGCAGAAGCCGGAGGCTTGATTACTCGTCTTTAA
- a CDS encoding glycosyltransferase, which translates to MESNYFKYTYFVVNCFFFLYGLVLTLIYFAGIILSHRAVQRNKRRAQFLQVKDIVSATDIPSVTLVAPAYNEGLTIVENVKSLLSIQYPFYELIIVNDGSKDDSLEKLIKEYALEPFDAAFITQPIPTATVNRIYKSRKVQYKHLTVIDKNNGGRADALNAGINFANTELVLCTDADCIIEQDALIKMVRPYLEESEEEIIACGGAIGIANDSIIHNGVLKELRLPKDLVPMVQVVEYIRAFLIGRMGWGEVNGLMLVSGAFGMYPRTRMIEVGGFNHKTVGEDLELCIRLRVHMENQKLPYKVVYVPETLCWTEAPPDYNVLVKQRDRWARGLWETIKLHKYLFFNPRYRKMGLIFFPYWCFFEFGAPIVEFLGLICIIVFGFMGWISWSTAILFFLMVYLVGCLFSTVSVFMYVKNFRHYSTGKQVAELLLACYLEPFLYHPVMLYGQMKGYYKKLFGIKSGWGTMTRKGFQSATK; encoded by the coding sequence ATGGAGTCAAATTACTTTAAATACACCTATTTCGTAGTCAATTGCTTCTTCTTTTTGTATGGGCTTGTTCTCACATTGATCTATTTTGCGGGGATTATACTTTCTCACCGGGCAGTTCAAAGAAATAAGCGAAGAGCCCAATTTCTTCAGGTAAAAGATATCGTTAGCGCTACAGATATTCCTTCAGTCACCCTTGTTGCACCTGCCTATAATGAAGGGCTTACTATAGTAGAGAATGTAAAATCCCTGCTATCCATACAGTATCCTTTTTATGAACTAATAATTGTAAATGATGGAAGTAAGGATGATTCACTTGAAAAACTTATTAAGGAATATGCCCTGGAACCATTTGACGCTGCTTTTATTACGCAACCTATTCCCACTGCCACAGTAAACAGAATTTATAAGAGCAGGAAGGTGCAGTATAAGCATTTAACTGTTATTGATAAGAATAACGGTGGCCGTGCCGATGCCCTCAATGCGGGAATTAATTTTGCTAATACAGAACTTGTACTGTGTACCGATGCAGATTGCATTATTGAACAGGATGCTCTTATAAAAATGGTGCGGCCTTACCTGGAAGAAAGTGAAGAGGAAATAATTGCCTGTGGAGGTGCGATAGGGATTGCCAATGATTCAATAATCCACAACGGAGTCCTGAAGGAGCTACGCCTGCCAAAAGATCTTGTCCCAATGGTACAGGTGGTGGAGTATATTAGAGCTTTTTTAATAGGCAGGATGGGTTGGGGAGAAGTGAATGGTTTAATGTTGGTCTCCGGTGCTTTTGGAATGTATCCCAGGACAAGAATGATTGAAGTTGGTGGATTTAATCACAAAACAGTGGGAGAAGATCTAGAACTGTGCATTCGCCTGCGGGTCCATATGGAAAATCAAAAATTACCTTACAAGGTTGTTTACGTACCGGAAACCTTATGCTGGACTGAAGCACCACCAGATTACAATGTTCTTGTGAAGCAAAGAGACCGCTGGGCCAGGGGACTATGGGAGACTATAAAACTTCACAAGTATTTATTTTTTAATCCCCGCTACAGGAAAATGGGACTTATCTTTTTTCCTTACTGGTGTTTTTTTGAATTTGGAGCTCCAATTGTAGAATTCCTGGGGCTTATATGCATTATTGTTTTTGGGTTTATGGGATGGATAAGCTGGAGCACTGCTATTCTTTTCTTTCTAATGGTCTACCTGGTGGGATGCCTGTTCTCAACAGTCTCTGTATTTATGTATGTGAAAAACTTTCGGCATTATTCTACAGGGAAACAGGTTGCCGAACTTCTACTGGCGTGTTATCTTGAGCCGTTTCTATACCATCCCGTGATGTTATATGGACAAATGAAGGGTTATTACAAAAAATTATTCGGAATAAAATCTGGTTGGGGAACTATGACCCGGAAAGGTTTTCAGTCAGCAACTAAATAA
- a CDS encoding response regulator, which translates to MKKALVIQEDIIILKILERLMKVNSYDCKAIRSLYDLNIEDQNYNYDIIISDILFDGIAPLDFIYQIKEIILHRSLLIVTDMGQDKIEQDLFASKNIDGFFAAPFDMQGITKLIA; encoded by the coding sequence ATGAAAAAAGCTCTGGTTATCCAGGAGGATATTATTATTCTGAAAATCCTGGAAAGGCTTATGAAGGTCAATTCCTATGACTGTAAAGCCATTCGTTCACTTTATGATCTTAATATAGAAGATCAAAATTACAATTACGACATAATTATATCTGATATCCTTTTTGATGGTATTGCTCCCCTGGATTTTATCTATCAAATAAAGGAAATCATCCTGCACCGCTCCCTGCTAATTGTTACCGATATGGGGCAGGATAAAATCGAACAGGATCTTTTTGCTTCTAAAAATATTGACGGTTTTTTTGCTGCACCTTTTGATATGCAGGGAATTACCAAGTTGATTGCCTGA
- the thiS gene encoding sulfur carrier protein ThiS: MITVNVNNTAHTFNSPSSLQDLLTQLAISEKGIAVAVNNQIISRTNWNSHELADGENVLIIRATQGG; the protein is encoded by the coding sequence ATGATAACTGTAAACGTCAACAATACCGCCCACACCTTTAATTCACCATCCAGTCTTCAGGACCTTTTGACTCAGCTTGCTATTTCCGAAAAAGGGATTGCTGTTGCCGTTAATAATCAAATTATTTCCCGAACAAATTGGAATAGCCATGAATTGGCTGATGGCGAGAATGTGCTCATTATTAGGGCCACTCAGGGAGGATAA
- the thiC gene encoding phosphomethylpyrimidine synthase ThiC encodes MKKDQIPKQQTLSREPFPNSEKIYVSGKIHPHIKVPMRKISLSDTVDKFNGKVEKNDPVLVYDTSGPYTDPSVDIDVRVGLEPIRNSWIAGREDVEQLQGLSSAYGREREENPKLDELRFKRNRKPLKAKPGHNVTQMHYARKGIITPEMEYIAIRENQKLEEIKKISEQHPGNSFGASIPKVIIPEFVRDEVARGRAVIPSNINHPENEPMIIGRNFLVKINANIGNSAVSSSIEEEVEKAVWACRWGADTIMDLSTGKNIHETREWILRNSPVPIGTVPIYQALEKVNGKAEDLTWKIFRDTLIEQAEQGVDYFTIHAGVRLAYVPHTAKRVTGLVSRGGSIMAKWCLAHHKESFLYTHFEDICEIMKAYDVSFSLGDGLRPGSIADANDYAQFAELETLGELTKIAWKHDVQCIIEGPGHIPMHMIKENMDKQLEVCGEAPFYTLGPLTTDIAPGYDHITSGIGAAMIGWFGCAMLCYVTPKEHLGLPNRDDVKEGVITYKIAAHAADLAKGHPGAQHRDDALSKARFEFRWEDQFNLALDPDTARSYHDETLPSDNAKVAHFCSMCGPNFCSMKITQDVRNFAEENGMDTQEAIEEGMKKKSEEFKAKGSEVYL; translated from the coding sequence ATGAAAAAGGACCAGATTCCAAAACAGCAAACCCTTAGCCGTGAACCCTTTCCCAACTCAGAAAAGATCTATGTAAGCGGAAAGATCCATCCCCACATAAAAGTCCCGATGCGGAAGATCTCCCTCAGTGACACCGTGGACAAATTCAACGGAAAAGTTGAGAAGAATGATCCTGTTTTAGTCTATGACACCAGCGGACCGTATACAGATCCGTCAGTAGATATCGATGTGCGAGTAGGACTAGAGCCTATCCGCAACAGCTGGATTGCGGGCCGGGAAGATGTAGAACAACTACAGGGCCTTTCTTCAGCTTACGGGCGCGAAAGAGAAGAAAATCCCAAGCTTGATGAGTTACGTTTCAAAAGGAACAGAAAACCCCTTAAAGCAAAGCCCGGACATAATGTGACCCAGATGCATTATGCCAGGAAAGGCATTATCACTCCGGAAATGGAATACATCGCCATTCGGGAAAACCAGAAGTTGGAGGAGATCAAAAAAATCTCTGAACAGCACCCCGGGAACAGTTTTGGAGCCAGTATCCCAAAGGTTATCATTCCGGAATTTGTAAGGGATGAAGTTGCCCGTGGGAGAGCAGTTATTCCTTCCAACATCAATCACCCCGAAAATGAGCCTATGATCATTGGCCGGAATTTCCTTGTGAAGATAAACGCCAATATTGGGAATTCTGCAGTGTCCTCTTCAATTGAAGAAGAAGTTGAAAAAGCCGTCTGGGCCTGCCGTTGGGGAGCAGATACGATTATGGATCTTTCCACCGGAAAGAACATTCACGAGACTCGAGAATGGATCCTAAGGAATTCCCCGGTGCCCATTGGAACAGTACCTATTTACCAGGCCCTGGAAAAAGTAAACGGAAAGGCCGAAGACCTCACCTGGAAAATTTTTAGGGATACGCTTATTGAGCAGGCCGAGCAGGGAGTGGATTATTTTACCATTCATGCCGGAGTTCGTCTGGCATACGTCCCGCATACGGCTAAAAGGGTAACCGGACTTGTCTCCCGGGGCGGTTCTATCATGGCAAAATGGTGTTTGGCCCATCACAAGGAAAGTTTCCTGTATACCCATTTTGAAGATATCTGTGAGATCATGAAAGCTTATGATGTTTCATTTTCTCTTGGAGATGGCCTGCGTCCCGGAAGTATTGCCGACGCTAATGATTATGCGCAGTTCGCTGAACTTGAAACTTTAGGTGAACTCACAAAAATTGCCTGGAAACACGACGTGCAATGTATTATTGAAGGTCCCGGCCATATTCCAATGCACATGATCAAGGAAAATATGGATAAACAACTGGAAGTATGTGGGGAAGCTCCTTTCTACACCTTAGGACCATTGACCACCGATATTGCTCCCGGTTACGACCACATTACAAGTGGGATTGGTGCGGCTATGATAGGATGGTTCGGCTGTGCTATGCTATGCTATGTGACACCTAAAGAGCATTTGGGATTGCCTAACAGAGACGATGTAAAAGAAGGAGTGATCACTTATAAGATCGCTGCCCACGCGGCCGATTTAGCGAAAGGTCACCCCGGGGCACAACACAGGGATGATGCACTGAGTAAAGCCCGATTTGAATTTAGGTGGGAAGATCAGTTTAATCTGGCTCTTGATCCTGATACCGCGAGATCATACCACGATGAGACTTTACCTTCTGACAATGCTAAAGTTGCCCACTTCTGCTCTATGTGCGGACCCAATTTTTGCTCTATGAAGATCACGCAGGACGTTCGGAATTTTGCTGAAGAAAACGGAATGGATACGCAGGAAGCAATTGAGGAAGGAATGAAAAAGAAGTCGGAAGAATTTAAGGCAAAAGGAAGTGAAGTCTACCTGTAA
- a CDS encoding thiamine phosphate synthase gives MFILFTSEENGSAEKKELIHFFENGLPLLHVRKPGMTEEDLKIWLSQFDEKHLRKMVLHQHHHLAEILQVKGINIKESFRSKKEDLKSYIERFQSEGLTVSSSFHDPEKVKKEASAFDYIFLSPVFTSVSKTGYEGQAFRVENFPHKVIALGGIEIDKILKAKKMGYSGVAVMGGVWLSGNKHKAFTEIFKEYRNVYQ, from the coding sequence ATGTTCATTCTTTTTACTTCGGAAGAAAACGGCAGTGCTGAAAAGAAAGAGCTCATTCATTTTTTCGAGAATGGGCTTCCCCTTTTGCACGTTCGAAAACCCGGAATGACTGAAGAAGACCTGAAGATATGGTTATCACAATTTGATGAAAAACACCTTCGGAAAATGGTCCTCCATCAACACCATCATTTAGCCGAAATTCTTCAAGTGAAAGGAATTAATATAAAGGAAAGCTTCAGAAGCAAAAAAGAAGATTTAAAGAGTTATATCGAGCGGTTTCAATCGGAAGGTCTTACAGTAAGTTCCTCGTTTCACGATCCTGAAAAAGTGAAGAAGGAAGCTTCGGCATTTGATTATATTTTTTTGAGCCCGGTTTTTACTTCTGTTTCCAAAACCGGATATGAGGGGCAGGCTTTCAGGGTGGAAAATTTTCCGCATAAAGTGATCGCTTTAGGCGGAATTGAAATTGATAAAATATTAAAGGCAAAAAAAATGGGATATTCAGGAGTAGCAGTTATGGGAGGCGTATGGCTCTCTGGAAATAAACATAAAGCTTTTACTGAAATTTTTAAAGAGTACAGAAATGTTTACCAATAA
- a CDS encoding hydroxymethylpyrimidine/phosphomethylpyrimidine kinase: MFTNNRPFVLSIAGFDPSGGAGLLADAKTLEMLNCNGLAVNTANTIQNDIKFEACYWTSEAIILQQLALLMERYPVEVVKMGIVENLQILNKVIDKLMIRNKKTKIIWDPVLKSSSGFSFQEPGEFQIDLESILEKIYVVTPNFDELKLFYPELNFEETVRKISSKTNLYLKGGHRPADIGLDELFTTEGNCFRLEPVRRDCSEKHGSGCVFSSALAAHLALGNSLVEASKNAKKYIEKILASNNTLLAYHNL, encoded by the coding sequence ATGTTTACCAATAACAGACCCTTTGTCTTAAGCATCGCCGGATTTGATCCTTCAGGTGGAGCCGGATTGCTAGCTGATGCCAAAACATTAGAAATGCTGAACTGTAACGGTCTGGCAGTTAACACCGCAAATACGATCCAGAATGATATCAAATTTGAAGCCTGCTACTGGACTTCTGAAGCCATCATACTTCAGCAACTGGCACTTTTAATGGAAAGGTATCCTGTGGAAGTGGTGAAAATGGGAATTGTGGAGAACCTTCAGATCTTAAATAAAGTAATTGACAAACTGATGATCAGGAATAAAAAAACCAAGATCATTTGGGATCCGGTTTTGAAATCCAGTAGCGGCTTTTCATTTCAGGAACCTGGTGAATTTCAAATAGATCTGGAATCGATTCTGGAAAAAATTTACGTTGTCACTCCGAATTTTGATGAGTTAAAACTGTTTTACCCTGAACTAAATTTTGAAGAAACGGTCAGGAAAATCAGCAGCAAGACCAATTTATACCTCAAGGGAGGACACCGCCCCGCAGATATTGGCCTGGACGAATTGTTTACTACAGAAGGGAACTGCTTTCGTTTAGAACCCGTTCGACGAGATTGTTCAGAAAAGCACGGCAGCGGATGTGTTTTTTCATCGGCACTGGCAGCACATTTAGCTTTGGGTAATTCCCTTGTTGAAGCTTCAAAAAATGCAAAAAAATATATTGAAAAGATTTTAGCATCAAATAACACCTTACTAGCCTACCACAACTTATGA
- a CDS encoding thiamine phosphate synthase, whose product MHYISQGKIPEEHLENIRRMCAAGADWVQLRLKNETFERVLETAKAVKNICDAFQVKLIINDFPEVAKKINADGVHLGKLDSCPLEARRLLGKDKIIGGTANTLEDCESLCEKQVDYIGLGPFRFTTTKKNLSPILGTAGYQELLCSLRA is encoded by the coding sequence TTGCACTACATCTCACAGGGAAAAATTCCTGAAGAACACCTGGAAAACATCCGTAGGATGTGTGCAGCCGGGGCAGACTGGGTTCAGTTACGGCTCAAAAATGAAACTTTTGAGAGAGTCCTGGAAACAGCAAAAGCAGTAAAAAACATTTGTGATGCCTTTCAGGTGAAATTGATCATTAATGACTTTCCTGAAGTGGCAAAAAAAATAAATGCTGATGGTGTACATCTGGGGAAATTAGACAGCTGCCCTTTGGAAGCCAGGAGACTTTTGGGAAAAGATAAGATCATTGGAGGAACGGCAAACACACTGGAGGATTGTGAAAGCCTGTGTGAAAAGCAGGTGGATTACATTGGCCTTGGCCCGTTTAGGTTTACTACCACTAAAAAGAATTTGAGCCCAATATTAGGCACAGCAGGTTACCAGGAGCTTTTGTGTAGCCTTCGTGCTTAG
- a CDS encoding thiamine phosphate synthase, which yields MLSGKSIPVIAIGGITPNDIPALAEIGLHGVAVSGWLTSHPQPEIIFQEIQQQFIIEHS from the coding sequence GTGCTTAGCGGAAAATCCATTCCGGTGATCGCAATTGGGGGAATTACACCAAATGATATTCCGGCGCTGGCTGAAATAGGGTTGCATGGAGTAGCTGTTTCGGGATGGCTCACCTCGCATCCACAACCTGAGATAATCTTTCAGGAAATCCAACAACAATTTATAATAGAACATTCATGA
- the thiH gene encoding 2-iminoacetate synthase ThiH — MSSFKDTLSKYSWDEVLQSIFSKTEADVRAALQNRKRNLEDFKALISPAAKPFLEQMAQQSRMITKKRFGNTMQMYAPMYLSNECQNICTYCGFSMTNKIPRKTLSDSEIIKEAEFLKSKGYDHILLVTGEANKTVGVEYMCNAVKLLRPYFSNISIEIQPLDQNEYEKLIKSGLYATLVYQETYHRETYKIHHPKGKKSNFDYRLETADRLGGAGIHKIGIGALFGLEDWRADSFFTALHLKYLQKTYWKTRYSISFPRLRPFSGGLEPKVEMTDPDLLQVICAYRLLDEEVELSISTRENEIFRNNIVHLGITSMSAESKTNPGGYVVEPQSLEQFEISDERSTEIIAKMLSERGIEPVWKDWEKSW, encoded by the coding sequence ATGAGTAGTTTTAAAGATACTTTGAGTAAATATTCCTGGGATGAGGTGCTGCAAAGTATTTTCTCCAAAACAGAAGCCGACGTGCGTGCTGCACTGCAGAACAGGAAAAGAAATCTTGAAGATTTTAAAGCCCTCATCTCCCCTGCCGCAAAACCATTCCTCGAACAAATGGCGCAGCAGAGCAGGATGATCACCAAAAAGCGGTTTGGGAATACCATGCAGATGTACGCCCCAATGTACCTGAGCAATGAATGCCAAAATATTTGCACCTATTGCGGTTTCAGTATGACAAATAAAATACCCAGGAAAACTTTGAGCGATTCCGAAATTATTAAAGAAGCCGAATTTTTAAAATCAAAAGGATATGATCATATTCTGCTGGTAACGGGAGAAGCGAACAAAACCGTGGGAGTTGAATATATGTGTAATGCAGTGAAACTGCTGAGGCCTTATTTCTCGAATATTTCTATTGAAATTCAGCCACTGGATCAGAATGAATATGAAAAACTGATTAAAAGCGGTCTTTATGCCACGCTGGTTTACCAGGAAACTTATCATAGAGAGACCTATAAAATTCATCATCCAAAAGGAAAGAAATCAAATTTTGATTATCGTTTGGAAACTGCCGATAGGTTAGGAGGGGCCGGAATCCATAAGATCGGGATTGGCGCGTTATTTGGTCTTGAAGATTGGAGAGCAGATAGTTTTTTTACTGCTCTGCACCTCAAATATCTGCAAAAAACCTATTGGAAAACGAGGTATTCCATTTCATTTCCACGTTTACGACCCTTCAGCGGCGGACTCGAACCCAAAGTTGAGATGACAGATCCTGATCTACTTCAGGTAATTTGCGCATACAGGCTGCTGGATGAAGAGGTGGAGTTGTCTATTTCTACCAGGGAAAATGAAATTTTTAGAAATAATATTGTCCACCTGGGGATCACCTCGATGAGTGCTGAATCTAAAACAAATCCCGGCGGTTATGTAGTGGAGCCGCAATCTCTGGAGCAATTTGAAATTTCAGATGAAAGAAGTACAGAGATCATTGCAAAAATGCTTTCTGAAAGAGGAATAGAACCAGTTTGGAAGGACTGGGAGAAAAGCTGGTAA
- the moeB gene encoding HesA/MoeB/ThiF family protein, translating into MEGLGEKLVIMLTEIEKQRYLRHILLEEIGEAGQLKLKQAKVLVIGAYGLGCPVLQYLTAAGVGKIGIVDDDLVDRSNLQRQILFSEKNVGEPKVIAAKNRLQEMNGSIEIVAYKERLSAGNALALFSAYDIIVDGSDNFSTKYLANDAAVLSGKPLVFGSIFKFDGQVSVFNYQNGPTYRCLFPKPGLAEEMPSCSEVGVLGILPGIIGNLQANEVLKMILGIGNILSGKLLLFDALDIQIQILPFSKNPDLVVTNLKEINFSCENNLINSLSFKEYLKSPKSFTLLDIRNSNERAVYHIGGLHIPLSDLEKRYSELVFEDNLLVYCASGIRSSKAISKLEILFPEKKIYNLEGGLKNIK; encoded by the coding sequence TTGGAAGGACTGGGAGAAAAGCTGGTAATAATGTTGACAGAAATTGAAAAACAACGCTACCTCCGGCACATACTTTTAGAGGAAATCGGGGAAGCGGGGCAACTAAAACTAAAGCAGGCAAAGGTACTGGTCATTGGCGCTTATGGTCTGGGCTGCCCTGTTCTACAATACCTCACAGCCGCAGGAGTGGGAAAAATAGGAATTGTAGATGATGATCTGGTAGACCGCTCAAATTTACAGCGGCAGATCCTTTTTTCTGAAAAAAATGTAGGGGAGCCAAAAGTAATTGCTGCGAAAAATCGGCTTCAGGAAATGAATGGTTCGATAGAAATAGTGGCTTATAAGGAAAGGTTATCGGCTGGAAATGCCCTCGCTCTTTTTTCTGCATACGACATAATCGTGGACGGGAGCGACAATTTTTCCACTAAATATTTGGCAAACGATGCCGCAGTCCTGTCAGGAAAACCTTTGGTATTTGGTTCTATATTTAAATTTGATGGTCAGGTTTCTGTTTTCAATTATCAAAATGGGCCTACGTACCGATGCCTCTTCCCGAAACCCGGTCTTGCCGAAGAGATGCCGTCCTGTAGCGAAGTGGGAGTTTTGGGTATATTACCGGGAATTATCGGAAACTTGCAGGCAAATGAAGTGCTAAAAATGATTTTAGGAATAGGAAACATATTATCAGGAAAACTACTTCTTTTTGACGCTCTTGATATACAAATCCAGATCCTGCCGTTCTCCAAAAATCCTGATCTGGTGGTAACGAATTTGAAAGAAATAAATTTTTCCTGCGAAAATAACCTAATCAATTCGCTTTCCTTTAAGGAGTATCTAAAATCTCCAAAATCTTTTACCTTACTCGACATAAGGAATTCCAATGAACGGGCCGTATATCATATTGGTGGATTGCACATTCCTCTTTCCGATCTTGAAAAGAGGTACAGTGAGCTGGTTTTCGAAGACAATTTGCTCGTCTACTGCGCATCAGGGATACGAAGTTCAAAAGCCATTTCTAAACTGGAAATTTTATTTCCCGAAAAAAAAATATACAATCTTGAAGGAGGCTTAAAAAATATAAAATAA
- a CDS encoding carboxypeptidase-like regulatory domain-containing protein — MGHLRQIFLFLVSIFIISTSYSQIEISGQVFDDQDEKLIGATVMVSKDSVSSILAYGISDANGKFKIAVNNESDVLFLKVSYIGFGTFKKTIQNKAQTLEVKLSPSSESLKEVIVKSEILRQRGDTLSFSIAAFKGKNDRVIADVLKKIPGIHIRPNGQILYKNEPIQKYYIEGLDLLEGRYNLANNNLSVEAVSKVEILENHQLVRVLDSLEFSDRASINIRLKKDITLSATATAGIGAAPLLWQTKVTPMIFTKKQQAIVTYQSNNTGTDVSGEISNFTIKYAGVNFDIDKKDWLSIQKVLVPPFSPERWLDNNVHLGSVNILQRI, encoded by the coding sequence TTGGGTCATTTAAGACAGATCTTCCTTTTCCTGGTATCAATATTCATTATTTCAACTAGCTATTCTCAAATAGAAATTTCGGGACAGGTTTTTGACGATCAGGATGAAAAACTTATTGGGGCAACGGTGATGGTTAGTAAAGATTCTGTTTCTTCGATATTGGCTTATGGCATTTCAGATGCAAATGGAAAATTCAAAATAGCTGTCAATAATGAGAGTGATGTCCTGTTTTTAAAGGTTTCATACATAGGTTTTGGTACTTTTAAAAAAACGATTCAGAATAAAGCACAAACACTGGAAGTTAAGCTTTCGCCCTCTTCAGAATCTTTAAAAGAGGTGATAGTGAAATCTGAAATTTTACGGCAGCGTGGCGATACGCTTAGTTTTTCAATAGCAGCCTTTAAGGGTAAGAACGACCGTGTGATCGCTGATGTTCTAAAAAAAATACCCGGCATCCATATACGGCCAAACGGGCAGATCCTTTATAAAAATGAGCCTATCCAGAAATATTATATCGAAGGTTTAGATCTGCTGGAAGGGCGTTATAATCTGGCTAATAATAATCTTTCTGTAGAAGCGGTTTCAAAAGTCGAGATCCTGGAAAATCATCAGCTAGTAAGAGTTCTGGATAGTTTGGAATTTTCAGACCGGGCTTCGATAAATATCAGGCTTAAAAAAGATATCACTCTTAGCGCAACGGCCACTGCAGGGATTGGCGCTGCACCCTTGCTGTGGCAAACAAAAGTAACGCCTATGATCTTCACCAAAAAACAACAGGCGATCGTTACCTATCAAAGTAATAATACCGGGACAGACGTCTCAGGAGAAATCAGCAATTTTACGATCAAATATGCCGGGGTAAACTTTGATATCGATAAAAAGGATTGGCTCTCGATCCAGAAAGTATTGGTGCCTCCATTTTCTCCGGAACGCTGGCTGGATAATAATGTGCATTTAGGTTCAGTAAACATTTTACAGCGCATTTAG